In a single window of the Prochlorococcus marinus CUG1415 genome:
- a CDS encoding ArnT family glycosyltransferase gives MINRILKFKNLYKLLIFIPLIFYFGKRSYIAFDEGFYALQARWILDKGNWSIPLWWDGYFLDRTIGLQFLIAKSQEIFGRNMFAAYLPTTAAAILMLFTTYKMHEEFFNKTYAIISPLILATTYLWFDYSHLATQDIIYSCLVTIGIFSLVKIKSKDNKLYILLFGIWIGLSFMMKTFLVFVPLLSLLPYLFIKKNILFSKFFWLGLLIGFIPYLFWALSINPYLEKNIIFYLVEKFNILSNKNNFTNPFYYYLWNIPVTYLPWSIFAIIGMSYNFHESKENKYILVFFPLTLIAILSIFSTKTPYYTLQISSIFSLNTYVGIKYLFNYQRYKLIFVFITSKIIPLFIFCLTFTYYFFFKNITNFNSKENTFLILGLLFFGLSWSFIKHKNSFTEILIALIIGPYLLTSFVLQSGLFTDRSRELREQMEYISSIDIVKNQKINVIKSGINNSISQSKIIRISLLTPKLGERLEGIDQLKKSELAWSTEFREIKNNNYVYEVIYENDILKPWKLIIKK, from the coding sequence TTGCTTTTGATGAAGGATTTTATGCCCTACAAGCTAGGTGGATATTGGATAAAGGTAATTGGTCAATTCCTCTTTGGTGGGATGGATATTTTTTAGATAGAACAATAGGATTACAGTTTTTAATTGCAAAGTCACAAGAAATTTTTGGAAGAAATATGTTTGCCGCATATCTACCCACAACAGCTGCTGCAATATTGATGCTATTCACAACTTACAAAATGCATGAAGAATTTTTCAATAAAACATATGCAATTATATCTCCATTAATACTTGCCACTACTTATCTGTGGTTTGACTACTCACACTTAGCCACCCAAGATATTATTTATTCGTGTTTAGTTACTATTGGAATATTTTCTTTGGTCAAAATAAAAAGTAAAGATAATAAATTGTATATTCTGCTTTTTGGTATTTGGATTGGTTTGTCTTTTATGATGAAGACTTTTCTAGTATTTGTACCTTTATTATCACTACTACCATATTTATTTATAAAAAAAAATATTTTATTCAGTAAATTCTTTTGGCTTGGACTACTCATTGGATTTATTCCGTATTTATTTTGGGCATTATCTATTAACCCTTATTTAGAGAAAAATATTATTTTTTACTTAGTGGAAAAGTTTAACATTCTCTCTAATAAAAATAACTTTACAAATCCTTTCTATTATTATTTGTGGAATATTCCGGTCACATATCTTCCATGGAGTATTTTTGCCATTATTGGCATGTCATACAATTTTCATGAAAGTAAAGAGAATAAATATATACTTGTTTTTTTCCCCTTAACGTTAATTGCGATTCTAAGTATTTTTTCTACTAAAACGCCCTACTATACTCTACAAATCTCATCTATTTTTTCACTAAATACTTATGTGGGGATAAAATATTTATTTAATTATCAAAGATATAAACTAATTTTTGTTTTTATAACTTCAAAAATAATTCCATTATTTATATTCTGTCTGACTTTTACATATTATTTTTTCTTTAAAAACATAACCAACTTTAACTCTAAAGAAAACACATTTCTGATTCTTGGATTATTATTCTTTGGCCTATCTTGGTCATTTATAAAACATAAAAACTCATTCACAGAAATATTAATAGCACTTATAATTGGACCTTACTTACTAACTTCATTTGTTTTGCAATCAGGATTATTCACTGATAGATCAAGGGAACTAAGAGAACAAATGGAATACATATCATCTATTGATATCGTAAAAAATCAAAAGATAAATGTGATCAAAAGTGGAATAAACAATTCTATATCTCAATCGAAAATCATAAGAATTTCGTTATTAACTCCTAAACTAGGCGAACGTTTGGAGGGTATTGATCAGTTAAAGAAATCAGAATTGGCATGGTCAACTGAATTTAGGGAAATAAAAAACAATAATTATGTTTATGAAGTTATATACGAAAACGATATTTTAAAGCCATGGAAATTAATAATAAAAAAGTAA